The Pseudanabaena galeata CCNP1313 genome includes a region encoding these proteins:
- a CDS encoding coiled-coil domain-containing protein, which translates to MSDLKREAALREVLVRAVPVNDDDDLDALLAGEMLEEKTITEITNMLRDNVDLFSDDWSLDESNNSNSENLENTELISERDRLQKELEDLRSQHQFECEYVDQLEQEITSITNDRDRQVTELTIQLEQLQKQVADLQTPPPATDDRDLSDRLAIHVLQLEEEFKHRLAIALEIESQKITQQYLLEINDKNEVIHQLQCQNTALDISQQTLTTELEATQVLLKDSTTTLEIAQTKLSEVTAQRDQLEEELIQHLSNQAKLHQSLRGLENEYVSDLTRVQELEQQIEELQNQVLHQASKASEYEAAIQHWKEQSVRHQHHALQLSGALDRLLAEKPVRHLTPPSHHGSESMYEQEYRSHDSLSESIPLRSQRPNSKVDLPSFLVRHR; encoded by the coding sequence GTGAGTGATTTGAAACGCGAAGCAGCACTAAGAGAAGTTTTGGTTAGAGCCGTACCCGTTAATGATGACGATGATCTTGATGCGCTCTTAGCTGGTGAAATGCTAGAAGAAAAAACAATCACTGAAATCACGAATATGTTGCGAGATAATGTGGATCTATTCTCAGATGATTGGTCGTTAGATGAAAGCAACAACAGTAATAGTGAAAATCTAGAAAATACTGAATTGATTTCTGAACGCGATCGCCTCCAGAAAGAGTTAGAAGATCTGCGATCGCAACATCAATTTGAATGTGAATATGTTGATCAGCTAGAACAAGAAATTACTAGCATCACTAATGATCGCGATCGCCAAGTCACGGAATTAACCATCCAACTCGAACAGTTGCAAAAGCAAGTCGCTGATTTGCAAACGCCCCCACCAGCAACAGATGATCGAGATTTAAGCGATCGCCTAGCGATCCATGTACTGCAACTAGAGGAAGAATTCAAACATCGCTTAGCGATCGCCTTAGAAATTGAATCACAAAAAATTACCCAGCAATATTTGCTGGAAATTAATGACAAAAATGAGGTGATTCATCAACTGCAATGTCAGAACACAGCCCTAGATATTTCTCAACAAACCTTGACTACAGAGCTAGAGGCAACTCAAGTTCTGCTCAAAGACTCTACTACAACCCTTGAAATTGCTCAAACTAAGCTATCAGAAGTCACAGCTCAACGGGATCAGTTGGAAGAAGAATTAATTCAACATCTTTCCAATCAGGCAAAACTACACCAATCCTTGCGTGGTCTCGAAAATGAATATGTTAGCGATCTCACAAGAGTCCAAGAATTAGAGCAGCAGATCGAAGAACTACAAAATCAAGTGCTGCATCAAGCATCTAAAGCATCCGAGTATGAAGCCGCAATCCAACATTGGAAAGAGCAATCAGTCCGTCATCAGCACCATGCCCTCCAACTAAGTGGCGCATTAGATCGGTTATTAGCCGAAAAACCAGTTAGACACTTAACTCCACCGTCTCATCATGGGAGTGAGTCTATGTATGAGCAAGAGTATCGATCGCATGACTCTTTGTCAGAATCAATACCCTTGCGATCGCAGCGTCCAAATTCCAAGGTAGATTTACCCTCTTTTCTAGTCAGACATCGCTAA
- a CDS encoding RNA-guided endonuclease InsQ/TnpB family protein, with the protein MITAYKYKLRPSKAQIHQFDEWLNLLRMQYNYRLAERFDWYESTRCPINSCSLVSCSIAPIVEQPDYYWQKKDLLNTKKLFPDYKQIHSQVLQDCIARVKKAFDRYISADKAGKRSGKPRFKGRGRYHSFTYTQMPQDCIKGNRITLSKIGDVKIILHRPIPDGFKIKTAQIVKNADGWYVVLTLQDVTVPTISLNINLDNAVGIDMGLKDFLITSDGETVPIPQFARKAESNKKLRNKAVSRKKKGSNRRRKAVKRLAKHHQKIARQRKDFHYKSAKQLLDKYDVIGFEDLNVKGLARTRMAKSILDAGWSEFLHILVCKAESAGKLSIAVNPNGTTQNCSNCGTRVPKEIQDRWHSCHVCGLELDRDVNAAINVKNIAVGRTVIKAQRVTEAKAGVAEKPTLYSSAS; encoded by the coding sequence ATGATAACAGCCTATAAGTACAAACTACGCCCAAGCAAAGCCCAAATTCATCAGTTTGATGAGTGGCTAAACTTGTTGCGTATGCAGTACAACTATAGGCTAGCAGAGAGATTTGATTGGTACGAGTCTACTCGTTGCCCTATTAATTCATGCTCTCTCGTATCATGCAGCATCGCTCCAATTGTGGAACAGCCTGATTATTACTGGCAAAAGAAAGATTTACTCAATACCAAAAAGCTATTTCCTGATTACAAACAGATTCATTCTCAAGTGCTTCAGGATTGCATTGCTAGAGTCAAAAAAGCTTTTGACCGATATATCAGCGCTGACAAGGCGGGTAAACGCTCTGGTAAGCCAAGATTTAAAGGTCGTGGCAGATACCATAGCTTTACCTATACTCAGATGCCACAGGACTGCATCAAAGGTAATCGGATCACTTTATCCAAGATTGGTGATGTCAAAATTATTTTGCATCGTCCTATTCCAGATGGTTTCAAAATCAAAACTGCTCAGATTGTCAAGAATGCTGATGGGTGGTATGTAGTACTGACATTGCAAGATGTCACAGTTCCCACAATCAGCCTCAATATCAATCTTGATAATGCTGTTGGTATTGATATGGGACTGAAAGATTTCTTGATTACCAGTGATGGTGAAACTGTACCTATCCCTCAGTTTGCTAGGAAAGCTGAGTCAAATAAAAAGCTACGGAATAAGGCTGTTTCTCGCAAGAAAAAAGGCAGTAATCGTAGACGGAAAGCAGTCAAGCGCCTTGCAAAACATCACCAAAAAATAGCAAGGCAGCGCAAAGATTTTCATTATAAATCTGCAAAGCAATTACTCGATAAGTATGATGTGATTGGCTTTGAAGATTTGAATGTTAAAGGTTTGGCTAGGACTAGGATGGCAAAGTCAATCCTAGATGCTGGTTGGAGTGAATTTCTACATATTCTGGTTTGCAAGGCTGAAAGTGCTGGCAAGTTGTCTATAGCTGTGAATCCAAATGGCACTACCCAAAATTGTTCTAATTGCGGTACTCGCGTCCCTAAAGAAATTCAAGATAGATGGCATAGTTGCCATGTTTGCGGACTAGAACTTGATAGGGATGTGAATGCTGCAATTAATGTTAAAAACATTGCTGTCGGGCGGACAGTGATTAAAGCTCAGCGTGTAACCGAAGCAAAAGCTGGTGTTGCTGAGAAGCCCACCCTATACTCGTCCGCGAGTTAG
- a CDS encoding peptidoglycan-binding domain-containing protein, with translation MDSILRQGSKGSAVAELQQLLQSKGFYTGKIDGDFGAGTTNAVLKFQKANGLVTDGIVGSSSWAKLRVVVPTTTSQGLPTLLPGSKGSAVAQAQQLLKDKGYYQGRIDGDFGMGTRDAIAAFQRANGLTVDGKVGEQTWKKLQAPAITELTPPVTFVEIIRPPAPTPVATEPSPAPIPSIFVPTPTGTSGSTTPSNPVAPSPDPATAIPTASAISLVEAANSYSRARLPNQTSALNNLQAGIAPEILQQFFQRWQIASGQATTATSLQEALSGYNSAQMLNQNLALQWLQTQLLPQSLTQFRQDWSNLNAGIGTTTTTPFTPQPSPTPSPTSQLQLINLTDAVKVYKREANQVTALENLQASIPIQTMQQFFQRWSLASEQTAIAISLIDAFQDYDGQKFPSQITALQWLEKELTIANLEQFSRDWQTI, from the coding sequence ATGGACTCGATCTTAAGACAAGGTAGTAAGGGTAGTGCTGTAGCTGAGTTGCAGCAACTTCTCCAAAGCAAAGGATTTTATACTGGCAAAATTGACGGTGATTTTGGCGCTGGCACGACAAATGCTGTCCTAAAATTTCAAAAAGCAAATGGATTAGTGACCGATGGCATTGTTGGTAGTTCTAGTTGGGCTAAGCTGCGTGTGGTTGTTCCGACAACTACATCTCAAGGATTACCAACATTACTACCAGGCTCCAAAGGCTCAGCAGTTGCCCAAGCACAGCAATTACTCAAAGATAAAGGCTATTACCAAGGTCGCATTGATGGAGATTTTGGTATGGGGACAAGGGATGCGATCGCTGCCTTTCAACGCGCCAATGGCTTAACTGTCGATGGCAAAGTGGGAGAGCAAACATGGAAAAAACTGCAAGCCCCCGCGATCACTGAATTAACTCCTCCAGTCACCTTTGTAGAAATTATCCGCCCACCAGCCCCCACCCCTGTCGCTACAGAACCATCTCCCGCTCCTATCCCCTCGATTTTTGTTCCTACACCAACTGGAACATCAGGTAGTACTACCCCTAGTAATCCTGTTGCTCCTAGTCCCGATCCTGCGACTGCAATTCCAACCGCAAGTGCGATTAGTCTCGTTGAAGCGGCGAATAGTTATAGCCGCGCTAGATTACCCAATCAAACTTCTGCCCTTAATAATTTACAAGCAGGTATTGCTCCAGAAATATTGCAGCAATTTTTTCAGCGTTGGCAAATCGCATCGGGGCAAGCAACAACAGCAACATCCTTACAGGAAGCGTTAAGTGGTTACAACAGCGCTCAAATGCTCAACCAAAATCTTGCTCTCCAATGGTTACAAACTCAACTTTTGCCACAATCACTCACTCAGTTTCGCCAAGATTGGTCAAACCTTAATGCAGGTATAGGCACAACCACAACTACGCCATTTACCCCACAGCCCAGTCCAACGCCATCTCCCACTTCTCAGCTTCAACTGATTAACCTTACCGACGCTGTAAAAGTTTATAAACGCGAGGCCAATCAAGTTACTGCATTAGAAAATCTTCAAGCCTCTATCCCTATCCAGACCATGCAACAGTTCTTCCAGCGTTGGTCACTAGCCTCAGAACAAACGGCGATCGCCATTTCTTTGATCGATGCATTTCAAGACTACGACGGTCAGAAATTTCCTAGTCAAATTACCGCTTTACAATGGCTAGAGAAAGAGCTAACCATAGCTAACCTAGAGCAATTCTCACGAGATTGGCAAACAATCTAG
- the rnpA gene encoding ribonuclease P protein component, with product MLPNQNRLRRREDFAKVYAKGDRYRGTYLSLRILFDSSDPFIKIGIVVSKKVSKLAVTRNRFKRQLRAIFRQLLSQLKHGLQIVVTVTTVQSKPSYQELWDDLRNLLAKAKVLHGS from the coding sequence GTGCTTCCTAACCAAAACCGTCTACGGCGGCGAGAAGACTTCGCGAAAGTATATGCCAAAGGCGATCGATACAGAGGCACTTACTTAAGCTTGCGAATTCTTTTTGATAGCAGCGATCCATTTATCAAGATAGGCATAGTTGTCAGTAAAAAGGTCAGCAAGTTGGCGGTAACCCGTAATCGATTTAAGCGTCAACTTCGCGCTATTTTTCGACAACTTCTGTCACAATTGAAACATGGATTGCAAATAGTTGTAACAGTGACTACTGTTCAAAGCAAGCCAAGTTATCAAGAACTTTGGGATGACCTAAGGAATTTATTAGCAAAGGCGAAGGTTTTGCATGGCAGTTAA
- a CDS encoding DUF2854 domain-containing protein — protein sequence MLKLNKISLASIGLYVGGILFVVGFWAYAKGNSTLNLVGFFYGFPILLGGFAFKSSEVTPTPVIVPETEAVLVLRKLQETPTQKQLRKDVTRYRYGIKAHLDEILEKLGMSPTDEERPVLVGIYEEISQAEETKGAYSLVLRFRSPLMDFVAWQQKQDKLTRFFGPGILAIVTELEDKQVDLRLISEISAVVSG from the coding sequence ATGCTTAAGCTTAATAAAATATCTCTAGCCTCAATTGGTTTATATGTTGGCGGTATTCTTTTTGTAGTCGGATTTTGGGCTTATGCAAAGGGCAATTCGACTTTGAATCTAGTCGGATTTTTCTATGGGTTTCCGATTTTGCTGGGAGGATTTGCCTTTAAGTCATCGGAAGTAACTCCAACACCTGTGATAGTTCCTGAAACTGAAGCGGTTTTGGTCTTGCGTAAGTTACAAGAAACTCCAACCCAAAAGCAGTTACGTAAAGATGTGACTCGCTATCGCTATGGGATCAAGGCTCACTTAGATGAAATTTTAGAAAAATTGGGGATGAGTCCTACGGATGAGGAACGCCCTGTCCTAGTTGGCATCTATGAAGAAATTTCTCAAGCTGAAGAAACGAAAGGTGCTTATAGTCTAGTTTTGCGCTTCCGATCGCCTTTGATGGATTTTGTGGCTTGGCAACAAAAACAAGATAAATTAACGCGATTTTTTGGACCTGGGATATTAGCTATTGTCACAGAACTAGAAGATAAGCAAGTTGATTTACGCTTGATTTCAGAAATCTCTGCGGTAGTTAGTGGTTAG
- a CDS encoding L-threonylcarbamoyladenylate synthase: MALVSSAALVAGARSGKLVSFPTDTVPALAVRPDRSADIFTLKQRSPDKPLILMAASWQEFLPFLDISHPALETWEQVAQKYFAGAVTLVLPASDLGCKLNQGFKTLGVRIPDSKMAIAILQQTGAMLTTSANKSNQPPYRRMLEIHQAFPSVITLGDGIDITEQLGSGLPSTVVEWTMEGWLVRRQGAVNF, translated from the coding sequence GTGGCTTTAGTTTCTTCAGCAGCTTTGGTGGCGGGTGCAAGATCTGGAAAGTTAGTTAGTTTTCCTACGGATACTGTGCCTGCTTTAGCAGTGCGTCCCGATCGCAGTGCCGATATTTTTACGCTCAAACAGCGATCGCCTGATAAACCGTTAATTTTGATGGCGGCGAGTTGGCAAGAATTTTTACCGTTTTTAGATATAAGTCATCCTGCGCTGGAAACTTGGGAACAAGTGGCTCAGAAATATTTTGCGGGAGCTGTGACTTTGGTTTTACCTGCTAGCGATCTCGGCTGTAAGTTAAATCAAGGTTTTAAGACTTTGGGTGTACGAATTCCCGATAGCAAAATGGCGATCGCTATTTTGCAGCAAACAGGAGCAATGCTGACCACAAGTGCCAACAAAAGTAATCAGCCGCCATACCGTAGGATGCTGGAAATTCATCAGGCTTTTCCCTCAGTAATTACTTTAGGTGATGGAATTGATATTACTGAGCAGTTAGGTAGTGGATTGCCTTCTACTGTAGTGGAATGGACTATGGAGGGTTGGTTGGTGCGTCGGCAGGGAGCTGTAAATTTTTAA
- the yidC gene encoding membrane protein insertase YidC: protein MDFGVGFLSNNIMLPFLDFFYGIVPNYGLAIIALTLVVRFVLFPVSANQLRSMRRMKIANPVMQQRIKEVQERYKSDPAKQQEELAKVNSANFKEFGNPLSGCLPAIIQLPILFALFATLRGSPFADINYSLNFQIATPENAAQIQHQPFTSPSQNVYFADRVHFPVLATAVNGTNIAIGEQSKIVLQTSQGKDFNALATEYPDVELTTRWKVTKGQDLVEVLEDGTVIAKQAGDVTVQATVPGLASNKGFLFIKALGKTGVTNADGSINWDIVIMVLGFGISLYANQNISSGSTPKPSNPSPETSQQDTMNKLTPIIFSGMFLFFPLPSGVMLYMLIANIFQTLQAFIVAKEPLPENLQKLVAVSANSAPTAKATKADSKSTVSSKSEPTKTVEAKNKQTVVVDDKDKDTKSPTKSALPFEPNSSNKKKKKGS, encoded by the coding sequence ATGGATTTCGGTGTAGGTTTTCTTTCCAACAACATAATGTTGCCTTTCCTAGATTTTTTCTACGGCATCGTGCCGAACTATGGATTGGCAATTATTGCATTAACGTTGGTTGTCCGTTTTGTGTTGTTCCCTGTTAGTGCCAATCAGCTTCGCAGTATGCGGCGCATGAAAATCGCTAACCCTGTGATGCAACAAAGAATCAAAGAAGTTCAAGAGCGCTATAAAAGCGATCCTGCTAAGCAGCAGGAAGAGCTAGCCAAAGTTAACTCGGCAAACTTCAAAGAATTTGGCAATCCTTTGTCAGGATGCCTACCTGCAATAATTCAATTACCAATCCTGTTTGCGTTGTTTGCAACCCTCCGAGGATCGCCCTTTGCTGACATTAACTATTCTCTAAACTTTCAGATCGCCACTCCTGAGAATGCTGCTCAGATCCAACATCAGCCTTTCACTTCTCCTAGCCAAAACGTTTACTTTGCCGATCGCGTGCACTTCCCAGTTCTGGCTACCGCAGTAAACGGTACAAACATAGCGATCGGTGAGCAATCCAAGATTGTTCTACAAACTTCTCAAGGCAAAGATTTCAATGCTCTTGCTACTGAATATCCAGATGTAGAGCTAACTACTAGGTGGAAAGTTACTAAGGGGCAGGACTTAGTTGAGGTTCTAGAAGATGGAACCGTAATTGCTAAACAAGCTGGTGATGTGACCGTTCAAGCGACAGTACCCGGACTAGCATCGAACAAAGGTTTCTTGTTTATCAAGGCTCTTGGCAAAACAGGTGTCACCAATGCTGACGGCAGCATTAACTGGGATATTGTGATCATGGTCTTGGGCTTTGGCATTAGTCTCTATGCCAACCAAAATATTTCTAGTGGCTCCACTCCTAAGCCTAGCAATCCCTCTCCTGAGACTTCGCAACAGGACACAATGAACAAACTCACACCAATTATTTTCTCTGGTATGTTTTTGTTTTTCCCCTTGCCATCAGGTGTAATGCTTTACATGTTGATAGCCAATATTTTCCAGACCTTACAAGCCTTTATTGTTGCTAAAGAGCCACTTCCTGAAAACTTGCAAAAATTAGTTGCGGTTTCGGCAAATTCTGCGCCTACTGCCAAGGCTACTAAAGCCGACTCTAAATCTACAGTATCTAGTAAATCTGAACCGACTAAGACTGTTGAGGCAAAAAATAAACAGACAGTTGTTGTTGACGATAAAGACAAAGATACTAAGAGTCCCACTAAGTCTGCTTTACCCTTTGAGCCTAATTCTTCTAATAAGAAAAAGAAAAAGGGTTCTTAA
- the rpmH gene encoding 50S ribosomal protein L34 has translation MTKRTLRGSVRKKKRTSGFRARMETPTGRRVIKARRSRGRVRLTTV, from the coding sequence ATGACAAAACGTACTCTACGCGGTAGTGTCCGCAAAAAGAAGCGCACCTCTGGATTTCGTGCCAGAATGGAAACTCCTACAGGTCGTCGTGTAATCAAAGCTCGTCGTAGCAGAGGTCGAGTTCGCCTCACAACTGTATAA
- the rimI gene encoding ribosomal protein S18-alanine N-acetyltransferase: MSLSTRIYLSEIDQDFLSQLKAIDCACLGNFWSLEAYQREIDNPSSLVLGLTTENHELLGFGCLWSILEEAHITVLAVRPEYQGQGFGKSLVWGLLKKARDRQLEWATLEVRESNHIAIALYQSFGFKEIGRRPKYYEVTGEDALILWCKGIHTEEFEFLLEQWHESISLQLLAKGWNL; the protein is encoded by the coding sequence ATGAGCCTATCGACCCGAATCTATCTAAGTGAGATTGATCAAGATTTTTTATCCCAGCTAAAGGCGATCGATTGTGCATGTCTTGGCAATTTCTGGAGCTTAGAAGCCTATCAGCGCGAAATTGACAACCCCAGCAGTCTTGTATTGGGCTTAACTACGGAAAATCATGAATTACTGGGTTTTGGATGTTTGTGGTCAATTCTTGAAGAAGCTCATATCACAGTATTAGCGGTGCGTCCCGAATATCAAGGTCAAGGCTTTGGGAAATCACTGGTTTGGGGTTTACTTAAAAAAGCCCGCGATCGCCAATTAGAATGGGCAACCCTCGAAGTCCGTGAGTCCAATCATATAGCGATCGCCCTGTACCAAAGTTTTGGCTTCAAGGAAATTGGTCGAAGACCGAAATATTATGAAGTAACTGGCGAAGATGCATTAATACTGTGGTGCAAAGGCATACATACAGAAGAGTTTGAATTTCTACTAGAGCAGTGGCATGAGTCTATCTCTTTGCAATTACTAGCCAAAGGCTGGAATTTATAG
- a CDS encoding PH domain-containing protein: protein MAVKEEVYYEGAPHIGDLIISLLMSIFVITIPFGVAAIARALWVRYRITNRRITVTGGWRGQTRTDIVYAEIAKIVTVPRGLGSWGDMVLTLKDGSRLELKSLPKFRETYEYIESKLSLKAQDISGAIGGKA, encoded by the coding sequence ATGGCAGTTAAAGAGGAAGTTTATTATGAAGGCGCACCTCACATTGGCGATCTAATTATTAGTTTGCTGATGAGTATTTTTGTGATCACAATTCCATTTGGTGTTGCTGCGATCGCAAGAGCATTGTGGGTACGTTATCGCATCACTAACCGACGCATTACCGTCACAGGTGGTTGGCGAGGTCAGACTCGCACAGATATTGTGTATGCGGAAATTGCCAAAATTGTCACGGTTCCTCGCGGTCTAGGCAGTTGGGGTGACATGGTACTAACCCTCAAAGATGGTTCCCGCCTTGAACTAAAATCTTTGCCTAAATTTCGTGAGACATACGAATATATCGAATCGAAGCTAAGCCTCAAAGCGCAAGACATAAGCGGCGCGATCGGTGGCAAAGCCTAA
- a CDS encoding sulfite exporter TauE/SafE family protein, which produces MSELMPIVYLSVVSFFAWIISTLAGGGSPFVLIPLVNLLMGAASVPPVITIGMFFGNAHRVFLFWREIDWELTAWYAPGAIAGAVLGAYTFTQIHLDWLQIIIAIFLIVSAFLFELEKNPEKKTVLSLDKNLTTPSITLPEFANQDLIPPLFGESSESNDFSEPEDPTIVKPKFQLEAWHIMPAGFLKAYVSGLVGTTGPVLNPFYLQYGLVKEQMLATKATHMTIIHLVKIITYGAFAAMSKEQVVAGLAIGLAAIPANLIGKYLLSRMSPQQFRQVVLAFMAIGGSWMLWQQRSLLLNIL; this is translated from the coding sequence ATGTCAGAACTCATGCCAATTGTATATCTCAGTGTAGTTAGCTTTTTTGCTTGGATCATTAGTACGCTGGCAGGAGGGGGGAGTCCCTTTGTTTTAATCCCCCTCGTTAACTTACTCATGGGAGCCGCTTCGGTTCCACCAGTAATTACAATTGGCATGTTTTTCGGTAATGCCCACCGTGTATTCCTATTTTGGCGAGAGATTGATTGGGAACTAACGGCTTGGTATGCCCCTGGTGCGATCGCAGGGGCCGTGTTGGGTGCTTACACGTTTACTCAAATCCATCTTGATTGGTTACAAATAATTATTGCGATCTTCTTAATTGTCAGTGCCTTTTTATTTGAATTAGAAAAGAACCCAGAGAAAAAAACGGTCTTAAGTTTAGACAAAAATTTGACAACACCATCGATTACATTGCCTGAATTTGCTAATCAAGACTTAATACCGCCTTTATTTGGTGAATCTAGCGAATCCAACGATTTCAGTGAACCTGAAGATCCCACAATCGTTAAGCCCAAATTTCAACTAGAAGCATGGCACATCATGCCTGCGGGTTTTCTCAAAGCCTATGTTTCTGGTTTAGTTGGTACAACTGGTCCTGTGCTAAATCCTTTTTATTTACAATATGGTTTGGTCAAAGAGCAAATGCTTGCCACTAAGGCAACCCACATGACCATTATTCATTTGGTCAAAATTATTACCTATGGTGCTTTTGCGGCTATGTCTAAAGAGCAAGTAGTAGCAGGTTTAGCGATCGGTTTAGCCGCCATACCCGCTAACCTCATTGGCAAATATCTTCTCAGTCGCATGAGTCCTCAACAATTTCGCCAAGTAGTTCTGGCTTTTATGGCGATCGGCGGATCATGGATGCTTTGGCAGCAAAGAAGTTTACTTTTAAATATCTTGTAG
- the rpoD gene encoding RNA polymerase sigma factor RpoD, protein MSKTAIDLPIEIKLPVGKLGGNLEEIEEDLEDLDDDIELEKDDLIDDSDEDADIEDDPDKAGKARGTKKRASQTKKKHFTEDSIRLYLQEIGRIRLLRADEEIELARKIADLLELELKREELATEVDCHPDDVREPDWAIKMGMPLGEFRKRLHSGRRAKDKMVQSNLRLVVSIAKKYMNRGLSFQDLIQEGSLGLIRAAEKFDHEKGYKFSTYATWWIRQAITRAIADQSRTIRLPVHLYETISRIKKTTKLLSQEMGRKPTEEEIATRMEMTIEKLRFIAKSAQLPISLETPIGKEEDSRLGDFIESEGETPDDQVAKSLLREDLESVLGTLSPRERDVLRLRYGLDDGRMKTLEEIGQIFNVTRERIRQIEAKALRKLRHPNRNSVLKEYIR, encoded by the coding sequence ATGAGCAAAACAGCCATCGACCTACCTATTGAAATCAAGTTGCCTGTTGGCAAACTTGGCGGAAATCTCGAAGAAATTGAAGAAGACCTTGAAGACCTTGATGATGATATCGAACTCGAAAAGGACGATTTAATTGATGACTCAGATGAAGACGCTGACATTGAAGATGACCCTGACAAAGCTGGCAAGGCAAGGGGGACTAAAAAACGAGCTAGCCAGACTAAGAAAAAACATTTTACAGAAGATTCGATTCGCCTGTATCTCCAAGAAATCGGACGTATTCGCCTACTTAGAGCCGATGAAGAAATTGAGCTAGCTAGAAAAATTGCCGATCTGCTTGAACTAGAGCTAAAACGTGAAGAATTAGCTACCGAAGTTGATTGTCATCCCGATGATGTAAGGGAACCAGACTGGGCGATCAAAATGGGGATGCCCCTTGGAGAGTTTCGCAAACGTCTCCACTCTGGTCGCCGCGCCAAAGACAAAATGGTGCAGTCCAACCTGCGTCTAGTGGTATCGATCGCCAAAAAGTACATGAATCGCGGGTTGTCTTTCCAAGATTTAATCCAAGAGGGCAGTTTAGGCTTAATCCGTGCCGCCGAGAAGTTTGACCATGAAAAAGGTTATAAGTTCTCGACCTATGCGACATGGTGGATTCGTCAGGCGATTACCCGTGCGATCGCCGATCAGTCCCGTACTATTCGTCTCCCTGTTCACCTTTACGAAACCATTTCACGGATTAAGAAAACTACCAAGTTACTTTCCCAAGAAATGGGACGCAAGCCAACCGAAGAGGAAATCGCCACTCGCATGGAGATGACGATTGAAAAACTACGGTTTATTGCCAAATCCGCTCAGTTGCCGATCTCTCTAGAAACGCCAATCGGTAAAGAAGAAGACTCTCGCCTCGGTGACTTCATTGAGTCCGAAGGTGAAACGCCTGACGATCAAGTTGCTAAGAGCCTTTTGCGTGAAGATCTTGAAAGCGTGTTGGGAACCCTTAGTCCCAGAGAACGCGATGTCTTACGTTTGCGTTACGGGCTTGATGACGGTCGCATGAAGACCCTCGAAGAAATTGGACAAATCTTCAACGTTACCCGCGAACGCATCCGCCAAATCGAAGCTAAGGCTCTCCGTAAGCTGCGTCATCCTAATCGTAATAGCGTACTCAAAGAATATATTCGCTAA
- the tnpA gene encoding IS200/IS605 family transposase, translated as MKDDFIPSGRCISDLKAHLVLTTKYRRKVFTGQMISRLSEIFGDLCEKWGCKVVEFNGEEDHVHLLFQYLPQMELPKFVGNLKSVSSRKIREEFADEVKKYYWKSVLWNESYFIASCGGVTVSILKKYIEQQDTPEDSPSAGHRTP; from the coding sequence ATGAAAGATGATTTTATTCCTAGTGGAAGATGTATCTCTGATCTCAAAGCTCATCTGGTTTTGACTACCAAATATAGGCGCAAAGTTTTTACTGGTCAGATGATTAGTCGGCTGTCTGAAATATTTGGCGATCTATGTGAAAAATGGGGCTGTAAGGTAGTTGAATTTAATGGTGAAGAGGATCATGTCCATCTCCTATTTCAATACTTGCCTCAGATGGAATTGCCAAAATTTGTCGGTAATTTAAAGTCTGTTTCAAGTCGCAAAATTCGAGAGGAGTTTGCTGATGAAGTGAAAAAATATTACTGGAAAAGCGTTTTATGGAATGAGTCATATTTTATCGCTTCTTGCGGTGGGGTAACAGTTTCTATACTCAAGAAATATATTGAGCAGCAAGATACCCCAGAAGATAGTCCATCGGCGGGGCATCGAACCCCTTGA